The following are encoded in a window of Amycolatopsis lexingtonensis genomic DNA:
- a CDS encoding SDR family NAD(P)-dependent oxidoreductase — translation MSADLSASLSGSTALVTGGTSGIGRATAITLAGLGAHVVLSGRDAARGAEVVSAIREAGGKADFVAADLADAASARALADRAREVGGHVDVLVNNAGIFPTGPTASTAEAEYDRVYAINVKAPFYLVAELAPEMAARGRGAIVNVSTMVAARGMTGMALYGSSKAAVELLTKAWAAEFGPSGVRVNAVSPGPTRTEGTAAFGDGLDELAAAGPAGRVASPSEIAAAIAFLVTDDSSFIQGAIVPVDGGRLAV, via the coding sequence CAGATCTGTCCGCGTCTCTGTCCGGGTCGACGGCGCTGGTGACCGGCGGGACGAGCGGCATCGGCCGCGCGACGGCGATCACGCTGGCCGGGCTCGGCGCCCACGTGGTCCTGTCCGGCCGGGACGCGGCGCGCGGTGCCGAGGTCGTGTCGGCCATCCGCGAGGCGGGCGGCAAGGCCGACTTCGTGGCGGCCGACCTGGCCGACGCGGCGTCGGCGCGCGCCCTCGCCGACCGGGCGCGGGAGGTGGGCGGTCACGTCGACGTGCTCGTGAACAACGCGGGCATCTTCCCGACCGGCCCGACGGCTTCGACGGCGGAAGCGGAGTACGACCGCGTCTACGCGATCAACGTGAAGGCGCCGTTCTACCTCGTGGCCGAGCTGGCCCCGGAGATGGCCGCCCGCGGCCGCGGCGCGATCGTCAACGTGTCCACCATGGTCGCGGCGCGCGGCATGACGGGCATGGCGCTGTACGGCTCGTCGAAGGCCGCGGTGGAACTGCTGACGAAGGCGTGGGCGGCGGAGTTCGGCCCATCCGGCGTCCGCGTCAACGCGGTCAGCCCGGGCCCGACCCGCACCGAAGGCACCGCCGCGTTCGGCGACGGCCTGGACGAGCTGGCAGCCGCGGGCCCGGCGGGCCGGGTGGCGTCCCCGTCCGAGATCGCGGCGGCGATCGCATTCTTGGTAACGGACGACTCGAGCTTCATCCAGGGCGCAATCGTCCCGGTGGACGGCGGCCGGCTGGCGGTGTGA